In Candidatus Bathyarchaeota archaeon, a genomic segment contains:
- a CDS encoding response regulator transcription factor: MSLHNGYLTNRQFNIWNMLREGLSQSEIARRLNITRQAVNQMISSIPEKITMALMDAAKLNRIEPRYIDNKKGILFGWSIDFQTEVIIALNSEGLQIWYQHNLGNCKICPNKRECKRNLLKNAKNLGITLKWRERRLSPSKLSSLIFSKIKAES; encoded by the coding sequence ATGAGTTTACATAACGGGTATCTTACTAATCGTCAATTCAATATATGGAATATGTTGCGAGAGGGTCTTTCGCAAAGTGAGATAGCTAGAAGGTTAAATATTACTCGTCAAGCGGTTAATCAAATGATTAGTTCGATTCCAGAAAAGATTACTATGGCTTTAATGGATGCTGCTAAACTTAATAGAATAGAGCCCCGCTACATAGATAATAAAAAAGGGATATTATTTGGTTGGAGTATAGATTTTCAAACTGAAGTAATAATCGCGTTAAACTCTGAAGGCTTACAGATATGGTATCAACATAACCTTGGAAACTGCAAAATTTGCCCAAATAAAAGAGAATGCAAAAGAAACCTTTTAAAAAATGCAAAAAATTTAGGGATAACCCTTAAGTGGAGGGAGAGAAGATTATCCCCTTCAAAACTGTCAAGTTTAATATTTTCAAAAATTAAAGCAGAAAGTTAG
- a CDS encoding SDR family oxidoreductase: MKLKNKVALITGGTSGIGFATASLFTKEGAKVAIVGRDRERGEKAMKKISGEVIYIQGDVSKESDAKKMVYLTVEKYGKLDILFNNAGIVKVGSVAEMEEKDWNEIIDINLKGVFLVTKFAIPEMLKSGGGSIINTSSIYGLTGTPYYSAYCATKGAIVTFTKSVALEYATKNIRVNCICPANVFTEMVEKEIELWGEGDPHKMEEQRVKMAQLQPIGRMATPEEIAKLVLFLASDDSSYITGAAIPIDGGFTAQ, translated from the coding sequence ATGAAATTGAAAAATAAAGTTGCTTTAATTACTGGGGGCACATCAGGAATAGGTTTTGCTACTGCATCATTATTTACAAAGGAAGGAGCTAAAGTAGCAATTGTAGGAAGGGATCGAGAGAGAGGAGAAAAAGCTATGAAAAAAATAAGTGGTGAAGTCATTTATATTCAAGGTGATGTTTCTAAAGAATCTGATGCTAAAAAAATGGTTTATTTAACAGTTGAAAAATATGGTAAATTAGATATTCTATTTAATAATGCAGGAATAGTAAAGGTGGGAAGCGTTGCAGAAATGGAAGAGAAAGATTGGAATGAAATTATTGATATAAATTTGAAGGGGGTATTTCTAGTTACTAAGTTTGCAATTCCTGAAATGTTGAAGAGTGGCGGGGGAAGCATTATAAATACATCATCTATATATGGATTAACTGGAACCCCCTATTATTCAGCTTACTGCGCTACGAAAGGGGCTATCGTTACATTTACAAAGTCTGTTGCTCTTGAATATGCTACAAAAAATATTAGAGTCAACTGTATATGCCCTGCAAATGTTTTTACTGAAATGGTGGAAAAAGAAATTGAACTCTGGGGAGAAGGCGATCCGCATAAGATGGAAGAACAGAGAGTTAAAATGGCTCAGCTTCAACCAATAGGGCGTATGGCAACGCCTGAAGAAATAGCTAAACTTGTATTATTCCTAGCATCTGATGATTCTTCTTATATAACGGGAGCCGCTATCCCCATAGATGGAGGGTTCACCGCACAATAA
- a CDS encoding zinc-binding dehydrogenase translates to MKVLAARFYEPHKPLRLEEVSLPELGDDDVLIEIKAAGVCHSDLHTINGVFPPAKPPPITLGHELSGVVAEKGKNVKKVELGDRVGADYVLSCGTCKYCSVGKDNLCDNFKVMAVNFDGAWTEKIVVPQRHVHKLPRNIGFPEGAIMNCAAMTSYHAMKLAQVSAGDMVLVYGLGGVGINVVQWAKIFGATEIIAVDIENAKLKLAREMGATATINPKEEDPVKQVLNITDGGVDVGFEVIGLVDTIKNVIACVRKGGKAVIVGMCFDNVPISFVDEVMTREIKLMSPQDHLKSEIPQVIKFIENGQFNLSNVVSHKLPLKDVNKAVQILNERIGNPVRIVLEP, encoded by the coding sequence ATGAAAGTATTAGCAGCCCGTTTTTATGAGCCGCATAAACCCCTAAGGCTTGAAGAAGTATCGCTTCCAGAATTAGGAGATGATGATGTATTAATAGAGATAAAAGCTGCTGGCGTTTGTCACTCTGATTTACATACCATTAATGGTGTATTTCCTCCTGCAAAACCTCCTCCAATAACTTTAGGTCATGAACTCTCAGGCGTCGTAGCTGAAAAAGGTAAGAATGTAAAGAAGGTTGAGCTTGGTGATCGTGTTGGAGCAGATTACGTACTTAGTTGCGGTACATGTAAATATTGTTCAGTCGGCAAGGATAATTTATGCGATAACTTTAAAGTTATGGCTGTGAATTTTGATGGAGCTTGGACAGAGAAAATTGTTGTTCCCCAACGTCATGTTCATAAGCTTCCACGTAATATCGGCTTTCCGGAAGGCGCTATTATGAACTGCGCTGCAATGACGTCATATCATGCTATGAAACTTGCTCAAGTCTCTGCAGGTGATATGGTTCTTGTCTATGGGCTTGGAGGAGTGGGAATTAATGTCGTGCAATGGGCTAAAATCTTTGGAGCTACAGAAATAATAGCTGTAGATATTGAAAATGCAAAACTAAAGCTGGCTAGAGAAATGGGGGCTACAGCTACAATTAATCCAAAAGAAGAAGATCCAGTTAAACAAGTTCTTAATATAACGGATGGCGGTGTTGATGTTGGCTTTGAAGTAATTGGATTAGTTGATACAATCAAAAATGTAATCGCTTGTGTTAGAAAAGGAGGGAAAGCCGTTATAGTAGGTATGTGCTTTGATAATGTTCCCATCTCTTTCGTAGATGAAGTAATGACTCGTGAAATTAAGTTAATGAGTCCTCAAGACCATCTTAAATCTGAAATTCCGCAGGTAATCAAATTTATTGAAAATGGACAGTTTAACTTATCGAACGTTGTAAGTCACAAGTTACCACTAAAAGATGTGAATAAAGCTGTTCAAATTCTTAACGAGAGAATAGGAAATCCTGTTAGAATTGTACTGGAACCATAA
- a CDS encoding NAD-dependent epimerase/dehydratase family protein, whose protein sequence is MGNILVTGACGQIGSELVPALRNLYGKNAVIATGHVTKPTKELRNSGPFYYLNIMDKEQLAKIVMDNDVETIYHLASVLSAVGEQNPQLCYEINMNGFYNILEVARKYKLKLMAASSIAVFGQDAPKFNTPNDTVMSPETMYGITKVCEELLGNYYFKKYGVDFRCVRFPGIISSETKPGGGTTDYSVEMFYAAIEGKNYICFVRKDTILPIMYMPDAIKALIDLSKVEDSKLKHRVFNVNAMSFSAGELEEAIKKFIPTFSCEYKPDYRQIIADSWPKSLDDSIAREEWNWKPEFNELNKVVEDMIKKLKQKKFYD, encoded by the coding sequence ATGGGTAATATACTTGTAACTGGTGCTTGCGGCCAAATTGGAAGCGAATTGGTTCCAGCGCTTAGAAATTTATATGGAAAAAATGCAGTTATAGCGACAGGACATGTTACAAAACCAACTAAAGAGTTGCGTAATTCCGGTCCATTTTATTATTTAAATATTATGGATAAAGAACAGTTAGCTAAGATAGTTATGGATAATGATGTTGAAACAATATATCATTTAGCTTCAGTTTTATCAGCTGTTGGCGAACAAAACCCTCAATTATGTTATGAAATTAACATGAATGGTTTTTATAATATTCTTGAAGTTGCAAGAAAATATAAATTAAAGCTTATGGCAGCGAGCTCTATAGCGGTGTTTGGTCAAGATGCTCCTAAATTTAATACGCCTAATGACACAGTTATGTCTCCAGAAACTATGTATGGAATTACTAAAGTTTGTGAAGAATTATTAGGAAATTATTATTTCAAAAAATACGGTGTTGATTTTCGATGCGTAAGATTTCCTGGAATAATTAGTAGTGAAACCAAACCTGGAGGAGGCACAACCGATTACTCTGTTGAAATGTTTTATGCAGCTATAGAAGGAAAAAATTACATTTGCTTCGTACGAAAAGATACAATTCTACCTATTATGTATATGCCAGATGCTATTAAAGCGTTAATAGATTTGTCAAAGGTAGAGGATTCGAAGTTAAAACATAGGGTTTTTAACGTAAATGCTATGAGTTTTTCTGCAGGCGAATTAGAAGAAGCTATTAAAAAGTTTATTCCTACTTTTTCATGTGAATATAAACCAGATTATAGGCAAATTATAGCAGATTCTTGGCCTAAATCTTTAGACGACTCTATCGCCAGAGAAGAATGGAATTGGAAACCTGAATTTAACGAGCTTAATAAAGTTGTAGAGGATATGATTAAAAAGTTGAAGCAAAAGAAATTTTATGATTAA
- a CDS encoding aminotransferase class I/II-fold pyridoxal phosphate-dependent enzyme, which yields MIKRHPTQYMVEEYNRLVKEQLNWELKELQTASQPICKVNGKKVLMLCANNYLNLSTHPKVVDAMISATKKYGAGAGSDRSISGNMSLHEELDKRIAKFKDAPASLTFQTGYMVNEGVIPQLCGKGDLYVSDELNHGSIIDGVRLSHADRVVYKHKDINDLARVLEEVENHKPSYNHIWILTDGVFSMDGDIAPLPEIAKIAKEYGAGVYVDDAHGEGVLGENGRGIVNHFGLGRDEIHLEMGTFSKAFGVVGGHISCGSNEIRAFLYNKARTFLLSGALPPGVAAACIAAIDVLENEPERVKRLWRNREYFLKAVKDLGFDTGNTETPIIPIICGESEKAKEFARLLWEEGIFVLPIFYPMVAKGKARVRIQLCSEHTKEQLDKAIEVLEKCGKKLGIIK from the coding sequence ATGATTAAAAGACATCCAACGCAATATATGGTGGAGGAATATAATCGTTTAGTTAAGGAGCAATTAAATTGGGAGCTTAAAGAACTTCAAACCGCAAGTCAACCTATATGTAAAGTGAATGGAAAAAAAGTTCTTATGCTTTGCGCTAACAATTATTTAAATTTATCAACTCATCCTAAAGTTGTAGACGCTATGATAAGTGCAACTAAAAAGTATGGCGCTGGAGCTGGAAGCGATAGATCAATTTCAGGCAATATGAGCTTACATGAAGAATTAGATAAGCGAATAGCTAAATTTAAGGATGCGCCTGCATCATTAACTTTTCAAACAGGTTACATGGTTAATGAAGGTGTTATTCCACAGCTTTGCGGTAAAGGTGATCTTTATGTTTCAGATGAGCTTAATCACGGTAGCATAATTGATGGTGTTAGATTAAGTCATGCAGATCGTGTAGTATATAAACATAAAGACATAAATGATTTAGCTAGAGTTTTAGAGGAAGTTGAAAACCATAAACCTTCATATAACCATATATGGATTTTAACAGACGGTGTCTTTAGCATGGATGGTGATATCGCACCTTTACCTGAAATCGCTAAGATAGCTAAAGAATATGGCGCTGGCGTTTATGTTGATGATGCTCATGGAGAAGGTGTACTAGGCGAAAATGGAAGAGGAATTGTAAACCATTTTGGTCTTGGTCGAGATGAGATTCATTTAGAAATGGGGACTTTCAGTAAAGCTTTTGGAGTAGTTGGCGGTCATATTTCATGTGGAAGCAACGAAATTCGTGCCTTCCTTTATAATAAAGCTCGCACCTTCTTGTTATCCGGCGCCCTTCCTCCAGGGGTAGCAGCGGCTTGTATAGCTGCCATAGATGTTTTAGAAAATGAACCTGAAAGAGTTAAAAGGCTTTGGAGGAATAGAGAATACTTTTTAAAAGCTGTAAAAGATTTAGGGTTTGATACAGGCAATACTGAAACACCAATTATTCCAATAATTTGTGGAGAAAGCGAGAAAGCTAAAGAATTCGCTAGATTACTTTGGGAGGAAGGTATATTCGTTTTACCAATATTTTATCCTATGGTAGCTAAAGGTAAAGCCAGGGTAAGAATTCAATTATGTAGTGAGCATACTAAAGAGCAATTGGATAAAGCTATTGAAGTATTAGAGAAATGCGGTAAAAAACTTGGAATAATTAAATAA
- a CDS encoding Lrp/AsnC ligand binding domain-containing protein, protein MKEDSKFNYVERVYNIAGNRDVLIKVKIEKRDELKDLINKIRSMDNILEITSHITLSRYK, encoded by the coding sequence ATGAAGGAAGATTCAAAATTTAATTATGTTGAACGAGTATATAATATTGCGGGAAATAGAGATGTTTTAATTAAGGTTAAAATAGAGAAGCGGGATGAGTTGAAAGATTTAATAAATAAAATTCGTTCTATGGATAATATTTTAGAGATAACTTCCCATATAACGCTTTCCCGTTATAAGTAG
- the arsM gene encoding arsenite methyltransferase, with protein sequence MEEEKIKSYIQKKYSQIVEKNECCCSCASIEDPLTQAKLIGYSEEELAHAPPEAFMGLGCGNPTALAELKEGETVLDLGSGAGIDVFLASKKVGSKGLAIGVDMTKEMVKKARKTAKKYGYKNVEFKLGEIENLPIEDNSVDVVISNCVINLCIDKLKAFKEAYRVLKPGGRLIISDLVTSGELPEEIKKNLDAWADCIAGAMEKHDYLKTIKKVGFKDITIVSEKPYYEPGMNEKLTGKILSLSVKAYK encoded by the coding sequence TTGGAAGAAGAGAAAATAAAAAGTTACATCCAAAAAAAGTATTCTCAAATCGTTGAAAAAAATGAATGCTGCTGCTCTTGCGCTTCTATAGAGGATCCTTTAACTCAAGCTAAGCTTATAGGGTATTCTGAAGAAGAGTTAGCGCATGCTCCTCCAGAAGCTTTCATGGGACTTGGCTGCGGAAACCCCACAGCTCTAGCAGAATTAAAAGAAGGAGAAACAGTTTTAGATTTAGGCTCAGGCGCTGGAATAGATGTTTTCTTAGCATCAAAAAAAGTCGGCTCTAAAGGCTTAGCTATAGGCGTTGACATGACTAAAGAAATGGTTAAAAAAGCTAGAAAAACCGCTAAAAAATACGGTTATAAAAACGTGGAATTTAAGCTTGGAGAAATAGAAAATTTACCAATCGAAGATAACTCAGTTGATGTTGTAATAAGCAATTGCGTTATAAACCTTTGCATTGATAAATTGAAAGCTTTTAAAGAAGCCTATAGAGTTTTAAAACCTGGCGGCAGATTAATAATTTCAGATTTAGTTACCAGCGGGGAATTACCTGAAGAAATCAAGAAAAATCTTGATGCTTGGGCTGATTGCATCGCTGGAGCCATGGAAAAACATGATTATCTAAAAACCATAAAGAAAGTAGGTTTTAAAGATATAACAATAGTTTCTGAAAAACCATATTATGAACCTGGAATGAATGAGAAATTAACTGGAAAAATATTAAGCCTCAGCGTTAAAGCCTACAAATAA
- a CDS encoding M20 family metallopeptidase: MNYEVELLEKLISIDTDVNKKTGYIEMSNFLEKECENLGLNVKVYDGYSVAKDGFPRPNIAALLNMNAKKTLMLVSHYDVVPPGEGWSFNPFKPIRRGDLIFGRGAADNKSAIAAALGIVKKVKEAKRNLLLLFTCDEEVGGAAGLGYLINEAGLKADEALIMDSGYEAVYIGASGILTGEIKVKGVQGHAGYPFKAVNPIYPLAKLIERLEEFSILREKKVSKLPAPPDSPKPYVWGRFSVTVLKAGEKSNIIPGEAKAIFDLRLIPEENVEEAKKEFFMYLEKISSELNVKTELTSFNGGGNYYTDVNHPFVKNFKKTVEKVMNKKVPLAAELGGNDGRYTSAKNIPTICFGPIAKDSRFHGVDEFIRIKDVLTIRDAVLSYIVEDAE; encoded by the coding sequence ATGAATTATGAAGTTGAGCTGCTTGAAAAGCTTATTTCTATAGATACAGATGTAAATAAGAAAACAGGTTATATTGAAATGTCTAATTTTCTGGAGAAAGAATGCGAAAACCTTGGGTTAAACGTTAAGGTTTATGATGGATATAGCGTAGCGAAAGATGGGTTTCCAAGGCCTAACATAGCAGCCTTATTAAATATGAACGCTAAGAAGACTTTAATGTTGGTTTCTCATTATGATGTTGTCCCACCTGGAGAGGGTTGGAGCTTTAACCCTTTTAAACCAATTAGAAGAGGGGACTTAATATTTGGTAGAGGAGCAGCTGATAATAAAAGCGCTATTGCAGCAGCTTTAGGAATAGTTAAAAAAGTTAAAGAAGCTAAAAGAAATCTTCTATTATTGTTTACTTGCGATGAAGAAGTGGGTGGAGCTGCTGGTTTAGGTTACTTAATAAATGAAGCGGGATTAAAAGCTGATGAAGCGCTTATAATGGATTCAGGTTATGAAGCGGTTTATATAGGTGCTAGCGGAATTTTAACTGGAGAAATAAAGGTTAAAGGAGTTCAAGGTCATGCAGGTTACCCGTTTAAAGCTGTAAACCCAATATATCCGCTTGCTAAATTAATTGAGAGGCTAGAGGAATTCTCTATTTTAAGGGAAAAGAAAGTATCTAAGCTTCCGGCGCCTCCAGATTCCCCGAAACCTTATGTTTGGGGAAGATTCAGCGTAACTGTTTTAAAAGCTGGAGAAAAATCAAATATTATACCTGGAGAAGCAAAAGCTATTTTTGATCTTAGGCTTATTCCAGAAGAAAATGTTGAAGAAGCAAAAAAAGAATTTTTTATGTATTTAGAGAAGATTAGCAGCGAGTTAAATGTGAAAACTGAATTAACTAGCTTTAATGGTGGAGGAAACTATTATACTGATGTTAATCACCCGTTTGTCAAAAACTTTAAGAAAACAGTGGAAAAAGTTATGAATAAAAAAGTTCCTTTAGCAGCTGAGCTTGGAGGAAATGATGGAAGATACACAAGCGCTAAAAATATTCCAACTATTTGTTTTGGTCCAATAGCTAAAGATAGTAGATTTCATGGAGTGGATGAATTCATTAGAATAAAAGACGTGTTAACAATTAGAGATGCTGTATTAAGTTATATAGTTGAAGATGCTGAGTAA
- a CDS encoding VapB-type antitoxin, with protein MAIVKIDERGRMSIPKKMGIKSTKAIIIPAGSFFVTIPLPIIPHQYASSWLTSKRERVELKALAEKSALEDAVKREGRRQI; from the coding sequence ATGGCTATAGTTAAAATCGATGAAAGAGGAAGAATGAGTATTCCAAAAAAAATGGGGATTAAAAGCACTAAAGCGATAATTATACCTGCTGGATCATTTTTTGTAACTATTCCATTACCAATAATCCCACATCAATATGCAAGTTCATGGCTTACATCAAAGCGGGAAAGGGTAGAATTAAAAGCGTTAGCTGAAAAATCTGCATTAGAAGATGCTGTGAAAAGAGAAGGGAGAAGACAAATTTGA
- a CDS encoding PIN domain-containing protein — protein MMIETDLLYAFVKKEDGMKDVADKIVKKIVNGEFGTVYASRECLHELYYVSKEEGISLDEYIFRAATITAIENLKFLETTYEIDLLALTLMRQYNMKSIFDAYYAATALNQVEDHTIISTDNVYDVIPGLIRIDPKKL, from the coding sequence TTGATGATTGAAACGGATTTGCTATACGCTTTTGTTAAAAAGGAAGATGGGATGAAGGATGTTGCTGATAAAATTGTAAAAAAGATTGTTAATGGAGAGTTTGGGACTGTTTACGCTTCTAGAGAATGCCTTCATGAGCTTTACTATGTTTCAAAAGAAGAAGGGATTAGCTTAGATGAGTATATATTTAGAGCTGCAACAATAACAGCTATAGAAAATTTAAAGTTTTTAGAAACAACATATGAGATAGATTTGCTGGCATTAACATTAATGAGACAATATAATATGAAGTCAATTTTTGACGCTTATTATGCTGCAACAGCTTTAAACCAAGTTGAAGATCATACGATAATTTCAACGGATAATGTATATGATGTAATACCTGGATTAATAAGAATTGATCCTAAAAAACTTTAA
- a CDS encoding ABC transporter ATP-binding protein, with the protein MTYTILAEELTKEFNGFLAVNHINFKIKEGEIFGFLGPNGAGKTTTMRMIQGVSPKTSGNLKVKNMEVEEHPREVKKILGILPQENNLDPDFTVFKNLIVYARYYDVSRKEAEKRALSLLKLVHLEERKDFSIDKLSGGMKRRLMLARALINNPEILILDEPTTGLDPQARHLIWDKIKGLKREGVTIVLTTHYMEEAAQLCDNLVIMDFGRIIAEGKPQELISKHIGVKVLEVDSKPEVLNYLLEVGEKFEQFSDRICIFTRKPEELMNEITRKIKLEKTVVREASLEDVFLKLTGRGLRD; encoded by the coding sequence ATGACTTATACAATTTTAGCTGAAGAATTAACAAAAGAGTTTAATGGGTTTTTAGCTGTTAATCATATAAACTTTAAGATTAAGGAAGGAGAAATCTTCGGTTTTCTTGGACCTAACGGCGCAGGTAAAACAACCACTATGAGAATGATTCAAGGAGTTTCTCCAAAAACTTCCGGAAACTTAAAAGTGAAGAATATGGAGGTTGAGGAGCATCCTAGAGAAGTGAAAAAAATTTTAGGGATTTTACCTCAAGAAAACAATCTTGATCCTGATTTCACTGTGTTTAAAAACTTGATTGTTTACGCTAGGTACTATGATGTCTCTCGAAAAGAAGCTGAAAAACGTGCTTTAAGCTTGTTAAAGCTTGTTCATCTTGAGGAAAGAAAAGATTTTTCAATCGATAAGCTTTCAGGTGGAATGAAAAGAAGATTAATGCTAGCTAGAGCTTTAATAAATAACCCTGAAATATTGATTTTAGATGAACCTACAACAGGTTTAGATCCTCAAGCTAGGCATTTAATATGGGATAAAATTAAAGGTTTAAAGCGTGAAGGCGTTACGATCGTGTTGACTACACATTATATGGAGGAGGCTGCGCAGCTATGCGATAATCTAGTTATAATGGATTTTGGAAGAATTATCGCTGAAGGAAAACCTCAAGAATTAATTTCAAAGCATATCGGGGTTAAGGTTTTAGAGGTTGATAGCAAACCTGAAGTGTTAAATTACCTTTTAGAGGTGGGAGAGAAATTTGAGCAGTTTAGCGATAGAATATGCATATTTACAAGAAAACCAGAGGAATTAATGAATGAAATTACGCGAAAAATTAAGCTTGAAAAAACTGTAGTTAGAGAAGCTTCTTTAGAAGATGTTTTTCTTAAGCTTACAGGTAGAGGTTTAAGAGATTGA
- a CDS encoding ABC transporter permease, whose protein sequence is MKNYFKIPNVSYRVWKVWLRNKDAFMKTAKANFIVPFLEPILYLLAFGFGLGFYIGEINGVSYPVFIAPALICISIMNSAFFECTYGSFVRMYYQKTFDAIIATPLNIDEVIFGEILWGSTKSVINASMMLLVVSIFRLVKLPDSILIIPLAFIVGFTFSTIAMCFTAISPTIDSFNYPTFLFITPMVFLSGTFFPLSILPKLIQFISFAIFPLTHALYISRELTTGALEPRSILSLIWLTTVGAILLILSINLMRKRLIV, encoded by the coding sequence TTGAAAAATTATTTTAAAATTCCTAATGTTTCATATAGGGTTTGGAAAGTTTGGCTTAGAAATAAAGATGCATTTATGAAAACAGCTAAAGCAAATTTTATTGTTCCATTTTTAGAGCCTATTCTTTATCTTTTAGCTTTTGGGTTTGGGTTAGGGTTTTATATAGGGGAGATTAACGGTGTTTCTTATCCAGTTTTTATAGCTCCAGCTTTAATTTGCATTTCAATAATGAATTCAGCTTTTTTTGAGTGTACATACGGTTCTTTCGTAAGAATGTATTATCAAAAAACTTTTGATGCTATAATAGCTACGCCTTTAAATATTGATGAAGTAATTTTTGGAGAGATTTTATGGGGTTCCACTAAAAGCGTTATAAATGCTTCTATGATGCTTTTAGTTGTTTCAATTTTTCGTTTAGTTAAGCTTCCAGATTCAATTCTTATAATTCCTTTAGCCTTTATAGTTGGGTTTACTTTTTCAACAATCGCCATGTGTTTTACAGCCATATCTCCGACAATAGACTCTTTTAATTATCCAACCTTCCTATTTATTACTCCAATGGTTTTTTTAAGTGGAACATTTTTTCCTTTATCTATACTCCCTAAGCTAATTCAGTTCATATCTTTCGCTATATTCCCTTTAACTCATGCGCTTTATATTTCAAGAGAGTTAACTACAGGAGCTTTAGAGCCCCGAAGCATATTAAGCTTAATATGGCTTACAACGGTTGGGGCAATATTATTAATTCTTTCTATAAACTTGATGAGGAAAAGGCTTATAGTTTAA
- a CDS encoding HEPN domain-containing protein, whose amino-acid sequence MEINPEDEVKYRRELAKEHLNSAIKRFQAEDWPGVVQASQLAAENAAKTVIAHFHLPSWSHDPSSELKEIISNIPNKLQNEVNKLIKIVETLAPEHGRTSYGITLKGITPTQLYDKHKAEKALSMAYEALKISEKILKHLGYIE is encoded by the coding sequence ATGGAAATAAATCCTGAAGATGAAGTAAAATATAGACGAGAATTAGCTAAAGAACATTTAAATTCAGCTATTAAAAGATTTCAAGCAGAGGATTGGCCTGGTGTTGTTCAAGCATCGCAGCTTGCTGCAGAAAACGCTGCAAAAACTGTAATTGCACATTTTCATCTTCCAAGTTGGAGCCATGATCCTTCAAGCGAGTTAAAAGAAATCATTAGTAACATTCCTAATAAACTTCAAAATGAAGTTAACAAATTAATTAAAATAGTTGAAACGCTTGCGCCAGAGCATGGCAGAACCAGCTATGGCATCACTTTAAAAGGAATTACTCCAACGCAGTTATACGATAAACATAAAGCAGAAAAAGCGCTTAGCATGGCATATGAAGCTTTAAAAATTTCAGAAAAAATTTTAAAGCATTTAGGTTATATCGAATAA
- a CDS encoding nucleotidyltransferase domain-containing protein — MKIKDLNALKDKIAEIALENSFIAGVLLFGSIARKERDEESDIDLLILWENLNVEDIYLHIYKTFSKYFPHENLTILDMDYSSFFNVKKASSLYLNIIYDAIILYDKYGKLLNFILKVKNELRAKGIKRKKIGKYYFWKLPKPGQKIELKI; from the coding sequence ATGAAAATAAAAGATTTAAATGCTTTAAAGGATAAAATTGCTGAAATCGCTTTAGAAAACAGTTTTATAGCTGGAGTCCTTCTTTTTGGATCGATTGCAAGAAAAGAAAGAGATGAAGAAAGCGATATAGATTTACTTATTTTATGGGAAAACCTTAATGTTGAAGATATCTACCTGCATATTTATAAAACGTTTTCAAAGTATTTTCCTCATGAAAACTTAACTATCTTAGATATGGATTATTCAAGCTTTTTTAACGTTAAAAAAGCTTCATCTTTATATCTTAACATCATATATGATGCTATTATTCTTTACGATAAATATGGTAAGCTTCTTAATTTTATATTAAAAGTTAAAAATGAATTAAGAGCTAAAGGAATTAAGCGAAAAAAAATCGGGAAATACTATTTTTGGAAGCTTCCTAAACCTGGCCAAAAAATAGAGTTGAAAATTTAA
- a CDS encoding type II toxin-antitoxin system VapC family toxin, translating into MIVVDASLISAFILKEENWKNYTKILKNAFTVDHAIKEVSNAIWKAYIKKLIGLNDVKLKFKALKTLFSENIMKIHEDELIEKALEISVNHGITIYDSLYLALAINKGANLCSLDEKQIKIAKKLNIPVIPI; encoded by the coding sequence GTGATAGTGGTTGATGCTTCATTAATTTCCGCTTTCATTCTTAAAGAAGAAAACTGGAAAAATTATACGAAAATTCTTAAAAACGCTTTTACTGTTGATCATGCTATTAAAGAGGTAAGCAACGCTATATGGAAAGCTTACATTAAAAAGCTTATCGGGCTTAATGATGTAAAGCTTAAGTTCAAAGCTTTAAAAACGCTTTTTTCAGAAAACATCATGAAAATCCATGAAGATGAGCTTATTGAAAAAGCTTTAGAAATCTCGGTAAACCATGGAATAACCATATACGATTCGCTATATTTAGCTTTAGCTATTAACAAAGGAGCTAATCTATGCTCGCTAGATGAAAAACAAATAAAAATAGCTAAAAAACTTAACATACCAGTAATCCCAATTTAA